The segment ATCTTTTTGTATCACTATAGGTGTGCCGCGGCTGGTTACCTTACCGGTATCCGTTAAATTTTCGGTGGATTGATGACACAGGACATGGTCTTGAGGTTTTCTCGCTTCGCCTAAAACTGCCCTTTCTTCATCACCCGACATCCTGCGATGTTGACCTGTAGCTATAAGCCAAGTTACCTCACCTACGCCTGCTGTGCTCAACCTTTTTCTGACGGCTACGCACATCCTGTCTATTCCCTGCCAGGCTCGTGTGATATCGGGCACTAAAACGACAACCTTGCGGCAACCGGCAGCAAGTTCTTCCAAACGAGGCGATTCTATTGGGGAATTCAAAGCTTGCTCTACGTCGAAGGGTCTTACTGATCCCGCTCGAGTTGTCGTATTTATTATGTCATACTGGCACTCCCAAAGAAGGGTATCGTCGCCCATTTTAAAAGCCAATGATTTCATAAAAGTCCACCTCCCACTGTCAATAGATTAACATAAAAAACGATCATTTGAAGCATAAAGTGTAGCGAATCCGTAAGACTGATGCAATATAATGTGATCTAAAATATAATAGAATTTAACCCTTGACGAAGAAGGAGATGATCTTTTGTGTTCGTTAGCCCTACTTACGGTCCTCTCGAACTCGACCAAGTGATCAAACGAATGTGCAACTTTATGGCTCAAGAGGGAAATTATCGGATAATAGTTGGAACCGATTCACAACTTCTAATCAACAGTACGCTTTTCGTTTCCGCAATAGTGGTCCACAGAATTGGACGGGGTGGGATTTATTTTTACAAAAAAACCTACGATTCAAAACCCTACTCCATCAAGGAGCGCATCTTAACGGAAACATCGATGAGCCTTACGCTTGCAAGCGAAATACTCCAACTTCTCGCTCAAGACATCATCCTCTGCGAACAATATAGACAATTACTTGAGATACACCTCGACGTCGGAGAAAAGGGTCTTACGAGGGAGATATTAAATATGGTCGTCGGCATGGTAAAAGGAAGCGGCTACGTGGCCCATATAAAACCGGATGCCTTCGCCGCTTCCTGCGTAGCCGACAAATACACAAAGAGCGCTTAGTTTTTTAACGTGGCTTTGTATCCGATTTCGTCCAGAGTTTCTATGACGCTTTCAATGTCATCGGTATCTGCTTCGACCGTCTTGTTTTCCAGGTTCACTTTAAATTCCGTTAAACCCAGCTCTTCTAAAGTCTTGGAAATTCTTTTAACGCAATGTTGACACGACATATCCGGAACGTCCAGTATGAAATGCGCCATCCATAAATCTCCTCCTTACTTTACTTTTTACCCTTCTAGTATCAGTTCTTTTAACGTGTTCAAATCTTCCTCAAATTTTTTACAAGTCATTTCCAATGGTTGAGGTGAAGTCATATCCACTCCCGCTACCTTCAAGGCGTCAACGGGATCCATGGAATCGCCCAAGGAAAGAAACTTCAAATAGCGATCCACCGCCTGCTTTCCGTCTTTCAATATGCTCGCAGCAATTGCAGTGGCAGCCGAATAGCCGGTGGCGTATTGGTAAACATAATAGGCATTATAAAAATGCGGAATTCTGGCCCATTCCAAAGGCAATTCTTCATCTATAAATAAAGTATCGCCGTAATGCCTTTCATACAAATCTCTCCATATGGAGCTAAAGTCTTCATTCGTTAAGGGAACACCTTTCTCCAATCTTTCGTGCACTTGAAGCTCAAATTCCGCA is part of the Acetomicrobium thermoterrenum DSM 13490 genome and harbors:
- a CDS encoding ribonuclease H-like YkuK family protein, with product MFVSPTYGPLELDQVIKRMCNFMAQEGNYRIIVGTDSQLLINSTLFVSAIVVHRIGRGGIYFYKKTYDSKPYSIKERILTETSMSLTLASEILQLLAQDIILCEQYRQLLEIHLDVGEKGLTREILNMVVGMVKGSGYVAHIKPDAFAASCVADKYTKSA
- a CDS encoding heavy-metal-associated domain-containing protein — its product is MAHFILDVPDMSCQHCVKRISKTLEELGLTEFKVNLENKTVEADTDDIESVIETLDEIGYKATLKN